Proteins co-encoded in one Rhopalosiphum maidis isolate BTI-1 chromosome 2, ASM367621v3, whole genome shotgun sequence genomic window:
- the LOC113551706 gene encoding elongin-C-like, translating to MIVDTDQEREDVEIDLNEHGDCNGPNAKYVKLISSDGCEFIIKRELALISGTIKAMLSGPGQFSESETNEIHFRELPSHVLLNVCKYFAYKARYKNSLEEIPEFVIKPQIALELLMAANFLDC from the exons ATGATCGTCGACACAGATCAAGAAAGAGAG GATGTCGAGATCGACTTAAACGAGCATGGCGATTGCAATGGTCCCAATGCTAAGTATGTGAAGTTAATCTCAAGCGATGGATGTGAGTTCATCATCAAGCGGGAGCTGGCTTTGATATCGGGCACAATCAAAGCCATGTTGAGTGGACCTGGTCAGTTTTCAGAGAGTGAAACGAACGAAATACACTTCAGGGAGTTACC ATCGCACGTGTTGCTTAATGTTTGTAAGTATTTCGCATACAAAGCTCgttataaaaacagtttagAAGAAATACCAGAGTTCGTTATCAAGCCGCAAATTGCTTTAGAACTACTGATGGCTGCCAACTTTTTAGACTGTTAA
- the LOC113552350 gene encoding elongin-C, protein MSVDMVEDGQDEENSGYGGCEGPDAMYVKLISSDGHEFIVKREHALMSGTIKAMLSGPGQFSENETNEIHFREIPSHVLQKVCMYFTYKARYTNSSTEIPEFPIPPQIALELLMAANFLDC, encoded by the exons ATGAGCGTCGACATGGTTGAAGACGGTCAG GATGAGGAGAATTCGGGATATGGTGGATGCGAAGGTCCAGATGCCATGTATGTCAAGCTAATATCTAGTGATGGTCATGAGTTTATTGTCAAACGGGAGCATGCCTTGATGTCAGGCACAATAAAAGCTATGTTAAGTGGCCCCGGCCAGTTTTCAGAAAATGAAACAAATGAAATCCACTTCAGAGAAATACC TTCTCACGTTTTACAAAAGGTGTGTATGTACTTCACATATAAAGCTCGCTATACAAACAGCTCAACTGAAATTCCTGAGTTCCCTATTCCACCACAAATTGCTTTAGAACTTCTGATGGCAGCTAATTTTTTGGATTGTTAA
- the LOC113551941 gene encoding threonylcarbamoyladenosine tRNA methylthiotransferase — protein MEDVGDIEDLISSIADVAEIGRVKPRNIVSLRPKVKDRPLRENHQPPSQVPGTQTIFIKTWGCSHNSSDGEYMAGLLSNYGYKITEDKAIADLWILNSCTVKNPAEDHFRNEISAGKKSGKFIVVAGCVPQGDKKSSFIQNLSVIGVQQIDRVVEVVEETLKGHTIRLLGQKKINGKKDGGARLQLPKMRKNKLIEIIAISTGCLNQCTYCKTKHARGNLGSYPPDEIVQRAIESFNEGAVELWLTSEDTGAYGLDIQTNLPELLWRLVAIIPEGCMMRIGMTNPPYILNHLEEIAKILSHPRVYAFLHVPVQSGSNQVLADMKREYSIEEFESVVTFLRQRVPGVSIATDIICGFPTETEEDFSETMSVCEKYKFPSLFINQFYPRKGTPAARMPKIPTDMVKLRTKRLTELFHSYTTYDHRIGEVQEILITEEAKNGIELIGHNKYYEQVLVRKEPELMGKCIKVIVKSAKKHCLIAEMVDRPRIIKNNLQRINDMYSIWPVFALLVCVLARILWLLV, from the exons ATGGAAGATGTTGGTGACATCGAAGACTTGATATCTTCTATTGCCGATGTTGCTGAAATTGGTAGAGTCAAACCTAGGAACATTGTATCTTTGCGTCCCAAAGTTAAGGACAGACCGCTAAGGGAAAATCATCAGCCACCATCCCAAGTTCCTGGTactcaaacaatatttattaagactTGGGGATGTTCACACAACAGCTCAGATGGGGAATACATGGCAGGGCTTCTATCAAATTatggatataaaataactg aggATAAAGCTATTGCTGATCTGTGGATACTAAATAGCTGTACAGTAAAAAATCCAGCTGAAGATCATTTTAGAAATGAAATTTCTGCTGGGAAAAAATCAGGAAAATTTATAGTAGTGGCTGGTTGTGTACCTCAGGGTGATAAAAAATCTTCTTTTATTCAGAATCTAAGTGTTATTGGTGTTCAGCAAATAGACAGGGTAGTAGAAGTTGTAGAAGAAACATTAAAag GACATACTATTCGTTTGTTGGGTCAAAAGAagataaatggaaaaaaagaTGGTGGTGCCAGATTACAATTACCAAAGATgcgcaaaaataaattaattgaaattattgctATCAGCACTGGCTGTTTGAATCAGTGTACCTATTGTAAAACGAAACATGCAAGAGGCAACCTTGGTAGTTATCCTCCAG atGAAATTGTACAAAGAGCCATAGAATCATTTAATGAAGGTGCTGTTGAATTGTGGCTAACAAGTGAAGATACTGGTGCATACGGATTagatatacaaacaaatttaccAGAACTTCTTTGGCGTTTAGTTGCTATCATACCTGAAGGTTGTATGATGCGTATTGGTATGACTAATCCACCATACATACTCAATCATCTAGAG gaaaTAGCCAAGATTTTATCTCACCCTAGAGTGTATGCATTTTTGCACGTACCTGTACAATCGGGAAGTAATCAAGTATTAGCAGACATGAAACGTGAATACTCTATCGAAGAATTTGAAAGTGTTGTTACTTTTTTGAGACaaag AGTACCTGGGGTTTCGATTGCAACAGATATTATTTGTGGTTTCCCAACTGAAACAGAAGAAGACTTTTCTGAAACAATGAGtgtttgtgaaaaatataaatttcctagtttatttattaaccaaTTTTACCCACGTAAAGGTACACCAGCTGCAAGAATGCCTAAAATTCCCACAGATATG gttaaaCTTCGAACTAAACGTCTTACAGAATTATTTCATTCTTATACCACTTATGACCATAGAATTGGGGAAGTACAGgagattttaataactgaagAAGCCAAAAAtggtattgagttaattggacataataaatattatgaacag gttttagtGAGAAAAGAACCCGAATTAATGGGCAAGTGCATTAAAGTAATCGTGAAGTCTGCAAAAAAACATTGTCTAATAGCTGAAATGGTGGATAGAccaagaattattaaaaataatcttcaaAGAATCAATGATATGTACTCAATTTGGCCTGTATTTGCTTTATTAGTTTGCGTTTTAGCAAGAATACTTTGGTTATTGGTGTAA
- the LOC113551942 gene encoding probable tRNA N6-adenosine threonylcarbamoyltransferase, with product MVISIGFEGSANKLGIGIVRDGEVLANCRRTYITPPGEGFLPRETAQHHQNNIVSLLEETIETSGIQPEQIDIVCFTKGPGIGNPLVSVAAVARTVAQLWNKPLIPVNHCIAHIEMGRLITGSDNPTVLYVSGGNTQVIAYSGNCYRIFGETIDIAVGNCLDRFARVLKLSNDPSPGYNIEQMAKKGKKYLKLPYVVKGMDVSFSGILSYIEEKAQTLLSSGEYTPEDLCFSLQETLFAMLIETTERAMSHCQSKEVLIVGGVGCNERLQEMMKIMCDERNAILYATDERFCIDNGVMIAHTGTLMHNSGYKTIWEDTFCTQRFRTDEVEVTWRS from the exons atggTTATTAGCATAGGATTCGAAGGTAGTGCAAATAAATTAGGAATTGGAATCGTTAGAGATGGTGAGGTGCTGGCGAATTGTAGAAGAACATACATAACTCCGCCCGGTGaag GATTTTTACCCCGAGAAACAGCACAACAccaccaaaataatattgtatcgttATTAGAAGAAACAATCGAAACATCTGGTATACAACCGGAACAGATCGATATTGTATGTTTCACAAAAGGTCCTGGAATTGGTAATCCTTTGGTTAGTGTTGCTGCTGTGGCACGTACTGTTGCTCAACTTTGGAACAAACCTTTAATACCTGTTAACCATTGTATTGCAC ATATAGAAATGGGACGCTTAATAACTGGTAGTGACAACCCTACTGTTTTATATGTTAGTGGAGGGAATACTCAAGTCATAGCTTATTCTGGGAATTGTTATAGAATATTTGGTGAAACAATTGATATTGCTGTTGGAAATTGCTTAGATCGATTTGcaagagttttaaaattatccaatGATCCTAGTCCTGGTTACAATATTGAACAAATGGCTAAAAA aggtaaaaaatatcttaaattaccTTATGTGGTAAAAGGTATGGATGTATCATTCTCtggtatattatcttatatagaAGAAAAAGCACAAACATTGTTGTCATCTGGTGAATATACTCCTGaagatttatgtttttcacTTCAAGAAACTCTTTTTGCAATGTTAATAGAAACAACag aaagagcAATGTCTCACTGTCAGTCAAAAGAAGTATTAATAGTTGGAGGTGTTGGTTGTAATGAAAGATTACAAGAAATGATGAAAATTATGTGTGATGAAAggaatgcaatattatatgctaCTGATGAAAg ATTTTGTATAGACAATGGAGTAATGATAGCTCATACTGGAACTTTAATGCATAATAGtggatataaaactatatgggAAGATACATTTTGTACTCAAAg gtTTAGGACAGATGAAGTTGAAGTTACATGGAGGTCATGA